One Longimicrobium sp. genomic window, CGCCCCGCACCGGCTGCGTGTTCTGAGCGGAGCGTACGCACGCCTCTGCCGTGCGCGATTTCAGCGGGACGGACGGGCAGGAGCTGTTTTCCGGCGGGCAGGCGGCGGGACCTTCGCCTTCTTGATCGACGACCTGGAGTTCGTGTGACGGACGCGGAGGAACCGACGTACGCGGGGGCCACGAACGCCCCGGCCCAGGCGGCGCCCGCGGGGCGCCGCGGGGGATGGAGATGGGTGCTGGTTCCCGTGCTGCTGATGTTTGTGGGCGCCGGTCTGGCGTTTGCCGCCTTCACGGCGTGGCTGGGAAACGCACGCGCCGCGCGAGCGGCGGCGCTGGGCACCGGGCCCGTCATCCTGTCGCTGGTGCACGTGGCGCTCTTTGCCGTCGCCGCGCGCCAGCTGCGCCGCTCGGGGACCAGCGTGCGCGAGGTGATCGGCTACCGCCGCGAGTCGCTGGGGAGCGACGCCGGGCAGGCGTTCGCGCTGGCGGTGGGGGGCGTGGCCATCTTCATGGCCGCGCGGGCGCTGCAGGCTCCGCTGTTCGGCGACGTGCCCATCCCCTTCCACCGCTGGGCCAT contains:
- a CDS encoding CPBP family intramembrane glutamic endopeptidase, with the protein product MTDAEEPTYAGATNAPAQAAPAGRRGGWRWVLVPVLLMFVGAGLAFAAFTAWLGNARAARAAALGTGPVILSLVHVALFAVAARQLRRSGTSVREVIGYRRESLGSDAGQAFALAVGGVAIFMAARALQAPLFGDVPIPFHRWAIVWWTLVTGVTAGVAEELYFRGFLFRRLGFLSAPALVGVTSLAFSMWHIAPGLL